The proteins below are encoded in one region of Apium graveolens cultivar Ventura chromosome 4, ASM990537v1, whole genome shotgun sequence:
- the LOC141717053 gene encoding uncharacterized protein LOC141717053: MAPSLHLHSLCKMTNQIQPLKPGIDRTNTYSVLCWEAVIETIQPLISTASTAKQMWDQLVTLFANKSRSRIISLKTHLMNNPCNSRTMSDYLRDIRITADELAIVGQPVPDDDLVILTLSGLGDEFRNIKDVLTVRDNQQLSWLITLKKPQHLIAIQTLCNEDGETIITVSQIGHDTKVCRHLSRFLQDNGIQTASHASNASPTVNATLAHTSHPPQWLFDTGASHHITNDPSNLTTYSDYEGPEEIILGNGSDNGGKYIALKSFLRDNGISHFTSPPHTPEHNSFAERRHGHIVQTTRTLLHHANIPSKYWSCAFETAVYLINRMPTKLTPVHPPQYFPAPVNMDPPGNNAQSLLLSSPLKMSILSRAPGLAHPTPHNHLSPTNNSCPLVQSLSHSPLAPDSSATNSPSQLIDSSANTSSSTPASPLVPASSADTTSSTSSTSLESQISKNHRPTRTRLPNPKYYNPSFAKHISDLLIQDGAKETVTPMASSTSLILEDGSKKIDPTPYRQLVGGLQYLCITRPDICYTVNRLSQYMHAPSQNHCDYDWGGEPDNGRSTTGYIIYLGSNPISWKLSKQKSVSRSSSEAEYKAVANATSELLWIKNLLHELSIPLSSIPVIYFDNTGAQYLSSNPVFHSRMKHISLDYHFVRERVADGTFKVHHVHTKDQWADILTKPLPRQSYIFL, from the exons ATGGCACCATCTCTGCACCTCCACAGTCTTTGCAAGATGACAAACCAAATCCAGCCTTTAAAGCCTGGAATCGACAGGACAAATACATACTCAGTGCTCTGCTGGGAAGCTGTCATTGAGACTATACAACCCTTGATTTCTACTGCTAGCACAGCTAAACAAATGTGGGATCAATTGGTCACCCTATTTGCAAACAAATCTCGGTCCCGCATTATATCACTCAAAACTCATCTCATGAATAACCCGTGCAACTCTCGAACCATGTCTGATTACCTACGTGATATCCGCATTACAGCGGATGAATTGGCAATAGTCGGACAACCTGTACCTGATGATGACCTTGTTATCCTTACTTTATCTGGTCTGGGAGATGAATTTCGAAATATTAAAGATGTTTTAACTGTTCGTGAT AACCAGCAGTTGTCATGGCTAATTACACTCAAAAAGCCTCAACATTTAATCGCAATACAAACTTTGTGCAACGAGGACGGGGAAACTATCATCACAGTTTCTCAAATCG GACATGACACAAAAGTGTGTCGGCATCTATCTCGTTTTCTTCAAGACAATGGCATCCAGACTGCATCACATGCATCAAATGCCTCACCAACAGTTAATGCTACGCTGGCTCACACTTCCCATCCTCCACAATGGTTATTTGACACCGGAGCTTCTCATCACATCACTAACGATCCATCTAATTTGACTACATACTCAGATTATGAGGGTCCAGAAGAAATTATTCTTGGAAATGGTTCAG ATAATGGAGGCAAATATATTGCCTTAAAATCGTTCCTCAGAGATAATGGAATTTCTCATTTCACATCTCCCCCACATACTCCGGAGCATAATAGTTTTGCTGAAAGAAGGCATGGACATATAGTACAAACTACTCGTACACTCTTACATCATGCAAATATTCCTTCAAAATATTGGTCATGTGCTTTTGAAACAGCAGTGTACTTAATAAATAGAATGCCCACAAAATTGACACCG GTTCACCCCCCTCAGTACTTCCCAGCTCCTGTAAATATGGATCCTCCAGGTAACAATGCTCAATCTTTATTGCTTTCTTCACCTTTAAAAATGTCCATTTTATCTCGAGCACCAGGTTTAGCTCATCCCACTCCCCACAATCATTTGTCTCCCACAAATAATAGTTGCCCACTTGTTCAATCTCTGTCTCACTCACCTCTTGCTCCAGATTCTTCCGCTACAAATTCACCATCTCAGTTGATTGATTCATCAGCCAACACAAGTTCTTCCACCCCAGCTAGTCCACTTGTGCCTGCATCTTCTGCTGACACAACTTCTTCCACATCAAGCACTTCACTCGAGTCCCAAATTTCCAAAAATCATCGTCCTACTCGCACCCGTTTGCCCAACCCCAAGTACTATAATCCTTCATTT GCAAAACATATCTCTGATTTACTCATTCAAGATGGTGCCAAAGAGACTGTAACTCCAATGGCATCTTCAACATCACTTATTTTAGAAGATGGCAGTAAGAAGATTGATCCAACTCCATATAGACAGCTCGTTGGCGGCCTTCAATATCTTTGTATCACCAGGCCTGATATATGCTACACTGTTAATCGCTTGTCCCAGTATATGCACGCACCATCACAAAATCACTG TGATTATGATTGGGGTGGTGAACCTGATAATGGCCGCTCAACTACTGGCTATATCATCTACCTTGGTTCAAATCCTATTTCCTGGAAGTTGAGCAAGCAAAAATCAGTCTCCAGGTCCTCCTCAGAAGCCGAATACAAAGCTGTGGCAAATGCAACATCTGAATTGTTGTGGATTAAAAATCTGTTGCATGAGTTATCTATTCCTTTGTCCTCAATTCCAGTCATTTACTTTGACAATACTGGAGCTCAATATCTCAGCTCAAATCCCGTATTTCACTCAAGAATGAAACACATCTCATTAGATTATCATTTTGTACGTGAGCGGGTGGCTGATGGCACATTCAAAGTTCATCATGTGCACACAAAGGATCAGTGGGCTGATATCTTGACCAAGCCGCTGCCAAGACAGAGTTATATTTTTCTTTGA